The Coregonus clupeaformis isolate EN_2021a chromosome 13, ASM2061545v1, whole genome shotgun sequence genome includes a region encoding these proteins:
- the pdzd3b gene encoding PDZ domain containing 3b: MKQTTGLVEVIELTEKFTFNPKEGIDNPAMVISDDAEPCSGPTPRLCILKREEGESFSFHLRVERGCLGHVIRQVTPWGVAERGGLRDGDRLLEVNESFVDDITHLEVAMRIKLSGRQLCLLVLDGEEYDQAVSQGHDLQALARAHRGEGCSPPRLCHIIRDTASGLGVNFLPVEGEKGQISVSLLSGGPAERAGVRRGDRLLWIDGDTVSELTHSVLIKMVKKCRDHITILVIDSESEQSYARRRMPILPTLAGSHHNLPHTPRKLHLVPGPEGYGFLLREEMTPSGCKAHVMREVDQGSPAEEAGIEEGDLLLEVNGEAVESLGHEDIVDRVRKSGQQVTLTTITASGQEFYTQLDLSPLLFCGSNAVEQVKEKENLAPPPLPVVVEVPKEEPVVLPTVPSPRLCVLQKGPLGFGINLGCFQDTPGTFVSQVALGGSGSRAGLQVGDVVMEVNGQNMEENCLEDVMVLVQEGGHYLSLLVVEKSGYNKLEQSQSPFTTVEATMEEETDVKSAL, translated from the exons GTCTTGTGGAGGTCATAGAGCTAACAGA GAAATTCACCTTCAATCCTAAGGAGGGAATAGACAACCCAGCAATGGTCATCTCAGATGATGCAG AGCCTTGCTCAGGGCCCACACCGCGTCTCTGCATTCTTAAACGTGAAGAGGGTGAGTCCTTCAGCTTCCACCTGCGTGTGGAGAGGGGCTGCCTTGGTCATGTGATCAGACAGGTGACACCGTGGGGGGTGGCGGAGCGCGGTGGTCTCAGAGACGGGGATCGACTCCTGGAGGTCAATGAGAGCTTTGTGGATGACATCACACACCTAGAG GTGGCCATGCGTATAAAGCTTAGTGGGCGCCAGCTGTGTCTGCTGGTGTTGGATGGAGAGGAGTACGACCAGGCGGTGTCACAGGGTCATGACCTCCAGGCCCTAGCCAGAGCACACAGGGGAGAGGGCTGCAGCCCACCCAGGCTCTGCCACATCATCAGAGACACAGCCTCAGGCCTTGGAGTCAACTTCCTGCCTGTGGAAG GGGAGAAGGGCCAGATCTCAGTGAGCCTGTTGAGTGGGGGTCCGGCCGAGAGAGCGGGGGTGCGTCGGGGAGACCGCCTGTTGTGGATCGATGGTGACACGGTGTCAGAGCTCACACACTCTGTTCTCATCAAGATG GTGAAGAAGTGCAGGGACCACATTACCATCCTGGTGATTGACAGTGAGAGTGAGCAGAGCTATGCCCGCAGGCGGATGCCAATCCTACCCACCCTGGCTGGTTCCCACCACAACCTGCCCCATACACCCAGGAAACTCCATCTGGTCCCTGGGCCCGAGGGGTATGGCTTCCTCCTCAGAGAGGAGATGACCCCATCGGGATGCAAAG CCCACGTAATGCGTGAGGTAGACCAAGGCAGCCCGGCTGAGGAGGCAGGCATTGAGGAAGGAGACCTGCTACTGGAGGTCAATGGAGAGGCAGTGGAGTCACTGGGCCATGAGGACATAGTGGACAGagtacggaagagtggccaacaGGTCACCCTTACCACCATCACAGCCAGTGGCCAAGAGTTTTACACGCAG TTGGATCTATCCCCTCTGCTCTTCTGTGGGAGTAATGCAGTTGAACAGGTAAAGGAAAAGGAGAACCTAGCCCCACCACCACTCCCAGTTGTAGTGGAGGTTCCAAAGGAAGAACCAGTGGTGCTGCCCACTGTGCCTAGTCCACGACTTTGTGTTCTCCAGAAAGGACCTCTGGGTTTCGGCATCAACTTGGGCTGTTTCCAGGACACCCCTGGAACCTTTGTAAGCCAG GTGGCACTGGGGGGCTCTGGGAGTAGAGCAGGACTACAGGTAGGGGACGTGGTGATGGAGGTGAACGGACAGAACATGGAGGAGAATTGTCTGGAGGATGTGATGGTTCTGGTTCAGGAGGGAGGACATTATCTCTCTCTTCTGGTTGTGGAGAAGAGTGGGTACAACAAGCTCGAACAGAGCCAGAGCCCCTTCACTACTGTAGAGGCTACG ATGGAGGAGGAAACTGATGTGAAATCTGCCCTGTGA